The Lactobacillus sp. CBA3605 genome contains a region encoding:
- a CDS encoding glycoside hydrolase family 31 protein, protein MQIKDGIIQNEQVRFTILTDKLIRIEYSKSGQFENQKTQLVQNRDFPPVQFKIYQNEHGHVLELVTTGFHLYYDGGELDAGSLFIDAASNYGTHYSRWYYGEPLTKNLKGTARTLDKADGAIPLADGLMSKDGFSVLDDSNSFILENDQVSVRQQSEIDLYYFAYGRDYRQTLQVYYQLTGFPPLVPRYALGNWWSRFYPYTQNEYLELMQKFDQRQVPIAVAVFDMNWHITAIPKRYGSGWTGYTWNRDYFPNPVKMIQQLHAQGRKVTLNVHPAAGIRASEAEYPVVAKKLNLDRANEQPALFNLQDNRFKLIYFNFVHRQLEQQGVDFWWVDWQQGGARGKSKIDPLWLLNLNHYLDNEQQHPGEGLVLSRYAGPGSHRYPIGFSGDTVASWASLQFQPYFTATASNIGYTWWSHDIGGHMRGTYDGELALRWLQLGVFSPILRLHSSNNIFMGKEPWNYDQTIAPVMIKFLQLRTQLLPYLDSANYQTHAEGLPLVQPMYYGHPNTEMAYQVPNEYQFGPAMIVASITMPADAVTQLAKTKVWLPAGTWYDFFTGLRYQGNRVFEAYREKATYPVFVKAGSIIPLSLDYMAPLTQLPTKLELKIFTGQAGTYELVEHLGQRKAITTITWEEDQQRLSVVSDDPTHLIPVNREYQPVLVGAIAKIASMTATTFQFKNYKIRSQKTIVAHLIKQRLQFSKLDFEIKWQIWQAFDKADDTNQLLGYLSTLKESSIKEMITELIAN, encoded by the coding sequence ATGCAAATTAAAGATGGTATTATCCAAAATGAGCAAGTCCGGTTTACCATTTTAACAGATAAATTAATTCGAATCGAATATTCAAAGTCTGGTCAATTTGAGAATCAAAAGACGCAACTGGTTCAAAATCGAGATTTTCCGCCAGTTCAGTTTAAAATTTACCAAAATGAACATGGACATGTTTTAGAATTGGTGACGACTGGTTTTCATCTGTACTATGATGGCGGTGAACTTGATGCTGGAAGCTTGTTTATCGATGCAGCTTCGAATTATGGAACTCATTATAGTCGCTGGTATTACGGAGAGCCATTGACCAAAAATTTAAAGGGAACTGCTCGAACTTTGGATAAAGCAGATGGTGCTATTCCGTTAGCAGATGGTCTGATGTCTAAAGATGGCTTTAGTGTGTTAGATGATTCAAATTCATTTATTTTAGAAAATGATCAAGTTAGTGTGCGGCAACAGTCAGAAATTGATTTATACTATTTTGCTTATGGCCGCGATTATCGTCAGACGTTGCAAGTCTATTATCAGTTAACAGGTTTTCCTCCGTTAGTGCCACGATATGCTTTAGGAAATTGGTGGAGTCGCTTTTATCCTTATACTCAGAATGAATATTTAGAGTTAATGCAAAAATTTGATCAGCGGCAAGTTCCGATTGCGGTCGCTGTCTTTGATATGAATTGGCATATAACTGCTATTCCTAAAAGATATGGTAGTGGTTGGACTGGCTATACTTGGAACCGGGATTATTTTCCAAATCCAGTTAAAATGATACAACAATTGCACGCTCAGGGTCGGAAAGTGACTTTAAATGTCCATCCAGCTGCTGGTATTCGTGCGAGTGAGGCCGAGTACCCTGTTGTTGCGAAAAAATTGAATTTAGATCGTGCTAATGAACAACCAGCTTTATTTAACTTGCAAGACAACCGATTCAAACTGATTTATTTTAATTTTGTTCATCGACAATTAGAACAACAAGGGGTAGATTTTTGGTGGGTTGATTGGCAACAAGGAGGCGCTCGTGGTAAGTCAAAAATTGATCCATTATGGTTATTAAATCTTAATCATTACTTAGACAATGAACAGCAGCATCCAGGAGAGGGACTCGTACTATCACGATATGCTGGTCCTGGGAGTCATCGCTATCCAATTGGATTTTCTGGTGACACGGTTGCTTCGTGGGCTTCATTGCAGTTTCAACCTTACTTCACGGCGACTGCTAGTAATATTGGTTATACTTGGTGGAGTCATGATATTGGTGGTCATATGCGTGGTACGTATGACGGTGAACTGGCATTGCGATGGCTACAATTAGGTGTTTTTAGCCCGATTTTGCGCTTGCATAGTTCTAACAATATCTTCATGGGGAAAGAGCCTTGGAATTATGATCAAACAATAGCGCCGGTGATGATTAAATTCTTACAATTACGGACACAGTTATTGCCCTATTTAGATAGTGCTAATTATCAAACGCATGCGGAAGGGTTACCATTAGTGCAACCAATGTATTATGGTCATCCGAATACTGAGATGGCTTATCAAGTGCCTAATGAGTATCAATTTGGACCTGCCATGATTGTGGCATCAATTACGATGCCCGCAGATGCAGTGACACAATTAGCGAAGACGAAGGTCTGGCTACCTGCAGGTACTTGGTATGATTTCTTTACCGGGTTACGCTATCAAGGAAACCGTGTATTTGAAGCGTATCGTGAAAAGGCGACTTATCCAGTATTTGTTAAAGCTGGCAGTATTATCCCTTTAAGCCTCGATTATATGGCTCCGTTGACGCAATTACCAACAAAACTAGAACTTAAGATATTTACTGGTCAAGCGGGGACTTATGAACTCGTTGAACATTTGGGGCAACGAAAGGCTATCACAACGATTACTTGGGAGGAAGACCAGCAACGATTAAGTGTTGTTAGTGATGATCCTACTCACTTAATACCGGTTAACCGCGAGTATCAACCGGTATTAGTTGGGGCAATTGCTAAAATAGCCTCAATGACGGCTACTACGTTTCAATTTAAGAATTACAAAATTCGGTCTCAAAAAACCATAGTGGCGCACTTAATTAAGCAACGGTTGCAATTTTCAAAGTTAGATTTTGAAATTAAGTGGCAAATTTGGCAGGCGTTTGATAAGGCGGATGACACCAATCAATTATTAGGCTATTTATCAACACTTAAAGAGTCGAGTATTAAAGAGATGATTACCGAATTGATTGCCAATTAA
- a CDS encoding LacI family DNA-binding transcriptional regulator: MATIKDVAKLAQVSPSTASRAMHDNPAISQKTKARVWRAMERLHYAPDFNAQGLANKRSNAIGVILPIDQQEIFTNPFFLEVIRGISEACYHAKMMVNLATGSSQAELLKSIDIMVTQGMIKRFIVLYSERDDPILVKLRQLEAQYVIIGKPYQLVNETPYVDNDNILAGSDATQFLVAHGHHEICFVHNDLKKMVQNDRLLGYQRIMMENHFPVNMLALPAQEYPGGRQLVIQYLTQHPEITGFVTVDDMLGLRIQQVLQSSEMVTGRQISIVGFNNSVYSEAAHPALTSVEVFPRRLGNEAAKIAAGLQTHEHLTTKIIVPHQIIERHSVVTM; this comes from the coding sequence ATGGCGACAATTAAAGATGTTGCAAAATTAGCGCAGGTTTCGCCATCAACGGCATCCCGCGCAATGCATGATAATCCAGCAATCAGTCAAAAAACGAAAGCACGAGTTTGGCGAGCAATGGAACGTTTACATTATGCGCCGGATTTTAATGCCCAAGGGCTAGCAAACAAACGTAGTAATGCAATTGGTGTAATTTTACCAATTGATCAACAAGAAATATTCACCAATCCGTTTTTCTTGGAAGTTATACGTGGGATTAGTGAAGCATGTTATCATGCTAAAATGATGGTTAACTTAGCAACCGGATCGTCACAAGCTGAATTATTAAAAAGTATTGATATTATGGTTACTCAGGGTATGATTAAACGGTTTATTGTCCTGTATTCGGAACGCGATGATCCAATTTTAGTTAAGCTACGACAATTAGAGGCTCAATATGTCATAATTGGGAAACCATATCAATTGGTGAATGAAACGCCGTATGTTGATAACGATAATATTTTAGCTGGTTCGGATGCTACCCAATTTTTAGTTGCGCATGGGCATCATGAAATTTGTTTTGTGCATAATGATTTAAAAAAAATGGTTCAAAATGATCGATTGTTAGGCTATCAACGAATTATGATGGAAAATCATTTTCCAGTTAATATGTTGGCATTACCAGCACAAGAATATCCGGGTGGGCGACAATTAGTTATTCAATATTTAACGCAACATCCTGAAATAACCGGTTTTGTGACGGTTGATGATATGTTAGGTTTACGGATTCAACAAGTTCTGCAATCTTCTGAAATGGTAACTGGACGTCAAATTTCAATTGTTGGTTTTAATAATTCGGTCTATTCAGAAGCGGCTCATCCAGCTTTAACTTCTGTGGAAGTATTCCCACGGCGCTTAGGTAATGAGGCGGCTAAAATTGCGGCAGGCTTACAAACGCACGAACATTTAACGACTAAAATCATTGTTCCTCATCAAATTATTGAACGTCATTCCGTCGTAACTATGTAA
- a CDS encoding LacI family DNA-binding transcriptional regulator — MTTLTDVAKRANVSKMTVSRVINHPEQVRDELKRSVFSAMQALNYRPNVAAKALVNNRTQIIKLFILEDMDTTEPYYMKLLAGISKELGKEQYSLQLVTEHNFDIGGCDGYIVTGMRHSDYEWLQRLERPVVLFGENRLEFDYCDTDNTLGTKMATEYAIKQGYTQIEFIGINVKEPFEYSREAGYLISMQKHQLTTSIQRFSNHSHLAMEYIQQQAQRLQVNTCYICASDRLAFGIEKGLTRFNAKIPTDFGIIGFDGVFLNQVATPKLTTIQQPVFELGVQCAQMLLTKISQAGQPQGIHQVKPTLLIGGSTR, encoded by the coding sequence GTGACCACATTAACAGATGTTGCAAAGCGGGCCAATGTTTCCAAGATGACGGTATCACGGGTGATTAATCATCCAGAACAAGTTCGTGATGAATTGAAACGCAGTGTTTTTTCGGCAATGCAAGCGTTGAATTATCGGCCCAATGTTGCTGCAAAAGCGTTAGTAAATAATCGAACTCAAATTATAAAGTTATTTATATTAGAAGATATGGATACAACGGAACCCTATTACATGAAACTTTTAGCCGGAATCTCAAAGGAATTAGGGAAAGAGCAATATTCATTACAGTTAGTAACGGAGCATAACTTTGATATTGGTGGTTGTGACGGGTATATCGTTACTGGGATGCGTCATTCTGATTATGAGTGGTTACAACGCTTAGAGCGACCAGTCGTTTTATTTGGGGAGAATCGCCTAGAGTTCGATTATTGTGATACGGATAATACGTTGGGTACCAAAATGGCCACTGAATATGCAATTAAACAAGGTTATACGCAGATTGAATTTATTGGCATTAATGTAAAAGAACCTTTCGAATATTCACGTGAAGCGGGTTATTTGATCAGCATGCAAAAGCACCAATTAACCACGTCGATTCAACGATTTAGTAATCACAGTCACTTAGCCATGGAATATATTCAGCAACAGGCCCAACGATTACAAGTCAATACTTGTTATATTTGTGCCAGTGATCGGTTGGCGTTTGGCATCGAGAAGGGCTTAACGCGTTTTAACGCTAAAATTCCCACAGATTTTGGAATTATTGGCTTTGATGGGGTCTTTTTAAATCAGGTTGCAACCCCCAAATTGACTACGATTCAGCAACCTGTTTTCGAATTGGGTGTCCAATGTGCACAGATGTTATTGACTAAAATTAGTCAAGCCGGTCAGCCACAGGGAATCCATCAGGTGAAACCGACGTTACTAATCGGTGGTTCAACAAGATAA
- a CDS encoding alpha-glucosidase has protein sequence MINWYDRQIIYQIYPKSFQDTNDDGIGDLQGVIKRIPYLKKLGITTVWLNPIYVSPQVDNGYDVSNYYAIEPSLGTMSDVEALIKALHQNNMHLLLDFVMNHTSDQHPWFKDAIKHPQGLYRDYYLWSDAPANQLPNNWGSFFGGSVWEADPGETEQYYFHLFDRHMPDLNWRNPEVRHSMLEIAKFWVKKGIDGLRLDAFIHIDKANFKQQVPSQSTAPVIAEEFYAHLPHVQPYLSKFCGALRQLKPDIFILGEAASASPELLMDYSRPANNECNAVITFRSLVDDKRHLNPKLPVEFQPKPLDIEGMKRQLTTIQTKLAGVSLPVLYWSNHDMARLATRYASKQHHEQSLKCLAAMLYLQRGIPIIYYGEEVGMENLTLPNLQAFKDRTVGPFDRQAQVLGYDRHQVMQMLNQTHKLAARGPMQWDKNQPYGGFSTQTPWLIGQTKPESPATAVSLFSFYRQLFKLKQTELFTAGDELIEASPKGLFQFTRQLDGMRATVTCNLTDTGITVAVPTLAKVQLLEGKVTQTATTTTYQPWSVIVTKN, from the coding sequence ATGATAAATTGGTATGATCGACAGATTATTTATCAAATTTATCCAAAAAGTTTTCAAGATACAAATGATGATGGTATCGGTGATTTACAAGGTGTGATTAAACGAATTCCCTACTTAAAGAAATTGGGAATCACCACAGTTTGGTTAAATCCAATCTATGTTTCACCGCAAGTTGATAATGGTTATGATGTTTCAAATTATTATGCGATTGAGCCATCTTTGGGCACGATGAGTGATGTCGAGGCGTTAATTAAAGCGTTGCATCAAAACAACATGCACTTATTGTTAGATTTTGTCATGAATCATACATCTGATCAACATCCTTGGTTCAAAGACGCCATTAAGCACCCTCAGGGATTGTACCGGGATTATTACTTATGGTCAGATGCACCGGCTAATCAATTACCGAATAATTGGGGGTCATTTTTTGGCGGGAGTGTTTGGGAAGCTGATCCGGGAGAAACTGAACAATATTATTTTCATTTATTTGATCGACACATGCCGGATTTAAATTGGCGCAATCCAGAAGTACGGCATTCAATGCTAGAGATTGCCAAATTTTGGGTGAAGAAAGGTATCGACGGCTTACGCTTAGATGCTTTTATCCATATTGATAAAGCTAACTTTAAGCAACAGGTTCCTAGCCAGTCGACTGCACCGGTTATTGCTGAGGAGTTTTATGCACATTTACCGCATGTTCAACCTTATTTAAGTAAATTTTGTGGCGCATTACGGCAACTTAAGCCGGATATTTTTATTTTAGGTGAAGCAGCTTCTGCCAGCCCAGAATTGCTAATGGATTATAGTCGTCCGGCTAATAATGAATGTAATGCAGTCATTACTTTTCGGTCATTGGTTGATGATAAACGTCATCTTAATCCAAAATTGCCCGTGGAATTTCAACCTAAGCCTTTGGATATTGAAGGAATGAAGCGGCAACTCACTACGATCCAAACTAAGTTAGCTGGTGTTAGCTTACCAGTCTTATATTGGAGCAATCACGATATGGCGCGATTAGCGACGCGATATGCGAGCAAACAGCATCATGAGCAAAGTCTTAAATGCTTAGCAGCGATGCTATATTTACAACGTGGTATTCCGATTATTTATTATGGTGAAGAAGTTGGTATGGAAAATTTAACTTTGCCAAATTTGCAAGCATTTAAGGACCGAACGGTGGGCCCATTCGATCGTCAAGCGCAGGTCTTAGGTTATGATCGGCATCAAGTTATGCAGATGTTGAATCAAACGCATAAGTTGGCAGCCCGTGGTCCGATGCAATGGGATAAAAACCAGCCCTATGGTGGATTTTCAACACAAACACCTTGGCTAATTGGTCAAACTAAGCCTGAAAGTCCAGCAACTGCGGTGAGCCTATTCAGTTTTTATCGCCAGTTATTCAAGCTTAAACAGACTGAGTTATTTACAGCTGGTGATGAGCTGATTGAGGCATCACCAAAAGGATTATTTCAGTTTACACGTCAATTGGACGGCATGCGGGCAACGGTTACTTGTAATCTGACGGATACGGGCATTACAGTCGCGGTACCTACGTTGGCTAAAGTGCAATTATTGGAAGGCAAAGTTACTCAGACTGCGACTACGACGACTTATCAGCCTTGGTCAGTAATCGTCACTAAAAATTAG
- a CDS encoding alpha-amylase family glycosyl hydrolase gives MANDTTTNLRQQLIYSVFPRNYTAQGTFSAIKADLPRIKALGTDIIWLMPIYPIGEVHRKGALGSPYAIEDYRSINPELGTMADFKALTAAIHQQGMRVIIDIVYNHTSPDSKLVQQHPDWFYHKPNGDFGNRVADWSDIIDLDYQNSALWTYQIETLKQWAVEVDGFRCDVAPLVPLNFWLTARRELAAYKPGLIWLAESNDSAFLKQVRDAGFEDLSDSELYQAFDMVYDYDTLADLHATVAGKRNLSEFARILMKQDVTFPKNYVKLRFLENHDVPRAADYLSGPQQLKNLLAFNLFEKGSALIYAGEEFGAKHLPSLFDRDPVALNGPLALTPMIRQMSSIKHHTLFSTGAYRVQPVNEQVMQVQYQQADELALGYFAFQTFSGEINCSLANGKYLNQLDGQDITVKNNHFTFTGDPVILIK, from the coding sequence ATGGCAAATGATACGACTACCAATTTACGACAACAATTAATCTATTCTGTTTTTCCGCGCAATTATACTGCACAAGGCACGTTTAGCGCGATTAAAGCTGATTTACCACGAATAAAGGCCTTGGGCACTGATATTATTTGGTTAATGCCAATTTATCCGATTGGCGAGGTCCATCGTAAAGGCGCCTTAGGTTCACCGTATGCAATCGAAGACTATCGCAGTATTAATCCAGAATTAGGAACGATGGCAGATTTTAAAGCATTGACGGCTGCAATTCATCAACAAGGGATGCGAGTAATTATTGATATTGTTTATAATCATACGTCGCCAGATTCGAAGTTAGTTCAACAGCATCCGGACTGGTTCTATCATAAACCGAATGGTGATTTTGGTAATCGTGTGGCAGATTGGTCGGATATCATTGATTTAGACTATCAAAATTCGGCCTTGTGGACGTATCAAATTGAGACCTTAAAGCAATGGGCGGTCGAGGTAGATGGTTTTCGTTGTGATGTAGCGCCTCTAGTACCTTTAAACTTTTGGTTAACCGCTCGGCGAGAATTGGCGGCCTATAAACCAGGGCTAATTTGGTTAGCGGAAAGTAATGATTCAGCTTTTTTGAAGCAAGTTCGTGATGCCGGTTTTGAAGATTTATCAGATAGTGAACTATATCAAGCTTTTGATATGGTATATGACTATGATACTTTAGCTGATTTACATGCCACCGTAGCTGGCAAGCGTAATCTCAGCGAGTTTGCCCGAATCCTAATGAAACAAGATGTTACTTTCCCGAAAAATTATGTAAAGCTACGATTTTTAGAAAACCACGATGTACCTAGAGCGGCCGACTATCTTTCAGGACCCCAACAATTAAAGAATCTATTAGCATTTAACTTATTTGAAAAGGGAAGTGCATTAATTTATGCCGGTGAAGAGTTCGGCGCTAAGCATTTGCCGAGTTTATTTGATCGTGATCCGGTTGCTTTAAATGGTCCGCTAGCTTTGACGCCGATGATTCGCCAAATGAGTTCGATTAAGCATCATACTCTTTTTTCAACTGGGGCCTATCGGGTTCAACCAGTTAATGAACAAGTAATGCAAGTTCAGTATCAGCAAGCTGATGAACTGGCCTTAGGTTATTTTGCATTTCAAACTTTTAGCGGTGAGATTAATTGTTCGTTAGCGAATGGAAAGTATCTTAATCAACTGGATGGTCAAGATATTACGGTGAAAAACAACCACTTTACCTTCACTGGTGACCCAGTTATTTTAATAAAATAA
- a CDS encoding ABC transporter substrate-binding protein — protein sequence MTKGWKKLGVTVLAGAMALTLVGCGNSNSSSTSNKKVKITIFQGKVESNKQFKQIAARYHKLHPNVSISVSSVGGGTDYSPVLKTRISSGNAPTIFSLAGPADVKQFASQEADLSNTKAAKAAQSGTLNAVTTNGKTVGLPFNVEGYGFVYNKTIFKKAGIDPTSLTTMAKLTAAVKKIDSEKSELGIKGVFALPGKETWILSDHLANLYVGQQFNGNAQKMYKSKSMSFTANKEMKSMIDLQKKYSVGPVMQLDYSAQVNQNFSQGKVAMIQQGDWIYSTVEQIDKKFAKNDIGMIPIPVKGYENKLPVGTSLYWGVNKNKSTAEQTAAKNFLDWLYTSKEGKKLVVNKLHFVPAYKGYGNVKMPDALSQVVFKYSKANKTIGWAFPAYTGTSWDPNTFQPNLQKYLSGKQSWDTTVKNSIKGWNEQQSSN from the coding sequence ATGACAAAGGGATGGAAAAAGTTAGGAGTTACAGTTTTAGCCGGGGCAATGGCATTAACATTGGTCGGTTGTGGTAACAGCAATTCTTCAAGTACTTCTAACAAGAAAGTTAAGATTACAATCTTCCAAGGGAAGGTTGAATCCAACAAGCAATTTAAACAAATTGCGGCACGGTATCATAAGTTACATCCAAATGTTTCAATTTCAGTTTCATCAGTTGGTGGGGGGACCGATTATAGTCCGGTTCTAAAGACACGGATTTCTTCAGGAAATGCCCCAACAATCTTTAGTTTAGCTGGACCAGCAGATGTTAAGCAATTTGCTTCACAAGAAGCTGATTTGTCTAACACTAAGGCTGCTAAAGCTGCCCAATCTGGGACTTTGAACGCCGTTACAACGAATGGTAAAACAGTTGGATTACCATTCAACGTTGAAGGTTATGGGTTTGTTTATAACAAGACAATCTTCAAGAAAGCTGGGATCGATCCAACTAGCTTAACAACAATGGCTAAATTAACTGCCGCTGTTAAGAAGATTGATTCTGAAAAATCTGAACTAGGGATTAAAGGCGTCTTTGCACTACCTGGTAAGGAAACTTGGATTCTTTCTGACCATTTAGCTAACCTGTATGTGGGTCAACAATTTAATGGCAATGCGCAAAAGATGTATAAATCTAAGAGTATGAGCTTTACAGCTAATAAAGAAATGAAGTCAATGATTGATCTACAAAAGAAGTATTCCGTTGGACCAGTTATGCAATTAGACTACTCTGCTCAAGTTAACCAAAACTTCTCACAAGGTAAGGTTGCGATGATTCAACAAGGGGACTGGATTTATTCAACAGTTGAACAAATCGATAAGAAATTTGCTAAAAATGATATTGGCATGATTCCAATTCCAGTTAAAGGTTATGAGAATAAATTACCAGTTGGGACTTCATTATACTGGGGTGTTAACAAGAACAAGTCAACTGCTGAACAAACTGCAGCTAAGAACTTCTTGGATTGGTTATATACATCTAAAGAAGGTAAGAAGTTAGTTGTTAACAAGCTTCACTTCGTACCAGCTTACAAGGGTTACGGTAACGTTAAGATGCCAGATGCGTTGTCACAAGTTGTCTTCAAGTACTCAAAAGCTAATAAGACAATTGGTTGGGCATTCCCTGCTTACACTGGGACATCATGGGATCCAAATACCTTCCAACCAAACTTACAGAAGTATCTATCAGGCAAACAAAGCTGGGATACAACCGTTAAGAATTCAATTAAGGGTTGGAACGAACAACAATCGTCAAATTAG
- a CDS encoding carbohydrate ABC transporter permease has protein sequence MKNRSLSFWLFLTPTLVALALVVFIPAIMGVFYSFTNWDGLGYTEMLGFKNYITLFHNSGFLAALWFTVRFVIVTVILLNVIGLALALLVTQKFKGSNLLRTIFFMPNLIGGLILGFIWQFIFTQAFTAIGKALHIAGLSGWLTDAKTGFWGLVIVTVWQMSGYIMIIYIAYLQNIPSEVIEAAEMDGASPWQRFVHITFPMIAPAFTICMFLTLSNGFKIYDQNLSLTNGGPYKSTEMLAMNIVNTAYSENNFALAEAKALIFFLIVAAISMLQVYYNRKREVDL, from the coding sequence ATGAAGAATCGAAGCTTATCTTTCTGGCTCTTTTTAACGCCAACCCTCGTTGCGTTAGCACTAGTTGTCTTTATTCCAGCCATTATGGGTGTATTTTACTCATTCACTAACTGGGATGGACTTGGCTATACTGAGATGCTCGGTTTTAAAAATTACATCACACTTTTCCATAACAGTGGCTTTTTAGCCGCTTTGTGGTTTACTGTCCGATTTGTAATTGTAACCGTTATCTTATTGAACGTGATTGGTTTGGCATTAGCGTTATTAGTAACGCAAAAGTTTAAGGGTAGTAATTTATTACGGACAATTTTCTTCATGCCAAACTTAATTGGTGGGTTGATTTTAGGTTTCATTTGGCAGTTTATCTTTACCCAAGCTTTTACAGCAATCGGTAAAGCTTTACACATCGCGGGATTATCGGGGTGGTTGACGGATGCTAAGACTGGTTTTTGGGGCTTAGTCATTGTCACTGTCTGGCAAATGAGTGGTTATATCATGATTATTTACATTGCTTATTTGCAGAATATCCCCAGTGAAGTAATTGAAGCTGCTGAAATGGATGGAGCTTCACCGTGGCAACGATTCGTTCATATTACGTTCCCAATGATTGCACCAGCCTTTACGATTTGCATGTTTTTAACACTTTCAAATGGTTTTAAGATTTATGATCAAAACTTGTCATTAACGAACGGTGGTCCTTATAAATCAACGGAAATGTTAGCAATGAATATTGTTAATACGGCTTACTCAGAAAATAATTTTGCTTTAGCTGAAGCGAAAGCTTTAATATTCTTCTTGATTGTGGCGGCCATCTCCATGTTGCAAGTCTACTATAACCGTAAGCGGGAGGTAGATTTGTAA
- a CDS encoding carbohydrate ABC transporter permease: protein MKKTSRIFLGILGILLGLVWLFPFYMILTNSFKTPKGIFASVLGLPTTATTANYKNSFKALDFMNSLGHSLLITVVSVVIIVFFSSMAAYALQRNKSKLSGALLMLFVSAMLIPFQTVMIPLTANFGHVHMLNMWGLMLMYLGFDASLSIFLYQGTMSSIPIAMDESAELEGANRFQIFFKVIFPMLTPITVTVGILNIISIWNDYLLPSLVLPQTQYTIPLQMFFFFGQYTKQWHLALAGLTLSIIPVILFYAFAQRYIIKGVTDGAVK from the coding sequence ATGAAGAAAACTAGTCGAATCTTCTTAGGGATTTTAGGAATTCTGTTAGGGCTGGTCTGGCTCTTTCCATTTTACATGATTTTGACAAACTCTTTTAAAACGCCAAAGGGAATTTTTGCATCCGTATTAGGCTTGCCAACAACGGCTACGACGGCTAACTATAAAAACTCTTTTAAAGCGTTAGATTTCATGAATTCATTAGGCCACTCGTTACTAATTACTGTTGTTTCGGTAGTCATCATTGTCTTCTTTTCATCAATGGCGGCTTACGCGTTGCAACGTAACAAGAGTAAGTTAAGCGGTGCCTTGTTAATGTTATTTGTTTCAGCGATGCTGATTCCATTTCAAACGGTTATGATTCCATTAACGGCAAACTTTGGACATGTTCATATGTTAAATATGTGGGGATTAATGTTGATGTATCTTGGCTTTGATGCCAGCTTATCAATCTTCCTGTATCAAGGTACAATGAGCAGTATTCCGATTGCCATGGATGAATCGGCTGAATTGGAAGGGGCTAATCGGTTCCAAATCTTCTTTAAAGTTATTTTTCCAATGTTAACACCAATTACAGTGACTGTTGGGATCCTAAATATTATCTCGATTTGGAACGATTATCTGTTACCATCACTGGTCTTACCACAAACTCAGTATACAATTCCGCTACAGATGTTCTTCTTCTTTGGTCAATATACCAAACAATGGCATCTAGCGTTAGCCGGATTGACTTTGTCGATTATTCCAGTCATTCTCTTTTACGCCTTTGCACAACGTTACATTATCAAAGGTGTTACTGATGGTGCGGTCAAGTAA